In a single window of the Acidobacteriota bacterium genome:
- the pruA gene encoding L-glutamate gamma-semialdehyde dehydrogenase, with product MQTAGALDEFRNEPFTDFTTPENKAAFEAALAKVREGLGREYPIIIGGEKISLPSKFESRSPFDHATVVGVFSEGDTDTSLVEKAIAAAAKAFVTWRKVPAAERAAYLFKAADIMRQRKHELSALMVFEVSKTWAEADGDTAEAIDFCEFYGREMLRWSEEQPLTRIPGENNHFQYIPLGVGAIIPPWNFPLAIMAGMTMAAVVAGNTVVLKPSSDSPAIASAFMEILEEIGLPRGVVNFISGSAATGEAMVTHPKTRFISFTGSKGVGLHINEEAAKTREGQIWIKRVVAEMGGKDAIIVADDADVESAAVGAVQAAFGFQGQKCSACSRLIADEKVYDALLDRVVELTGKLKVGSPLDADMNVAAVINKRSYETTLSYIEKGIAEGGRLMTGGKGDDSTGWYIEPTIIADVKPGDTIEQEEIFAPVLAVTKARDFEHALEIANGTEFGLTGALYSGSQERIERAREDFHVGNLYFNRKCTGALVGVHPFGGFNMSGTDSKAGGREYLLQFMQGKLSSQKV from the coding sequence ATGCAGACAGCAGGAGCTTTGGACGAATTTAGGAACGAGCCTTTTACGGATTTTACGACGCCGGAGAACAAAGCGGCGTTCGAGGCGGCACTCGCGAAGGTTCGCGAAGGGCTCGGGCGCGAATACCCGATAATCATCGGCGGCGAAAAGATAAGCCTGCCGAGTAAATTCGAAAGCCGCTCGCCTTTTGACCATGCTACGGTCGTCGGCGTGTTTTCCGAGGGAGATACGGATACTTCGCTGGTGGAAAAGGCTATCGCAGCGGCGGCGAAGGCGTTTGTGACGTGGCGAAAGGTGCCTGCGGCGGAGCGCGCGGCATATCTTTTCAAAGCGGCCGATATAATGCGGCAGCGCAAGCACGAGCTTTCGGCTCTGATGGTCTTTGAAGTGTCGAAAACGTGGGCTGAGGCCGATGGTGATACCGCCGAAGCCATCGATTTCTGCGAATTCTACGGCAGAGAGATGCTCCGCTGGTCCGAAGAACAACCGCTCACGCGGATCCCAGGTGAAAACAACCATTTTCAGTACATTCCGCTCGGCGTTGGTGCCATCATCCCGCCGTGGAACTTCCCGCTCGCCATTATGGCCGGTATGACGATGGCCGCCGTTGTTGCAGGAAACACAGTTGTGCTCAAGCCTTCGTCGGATTCGCCCGCGATCGCAAGCGCGTTCATGGAAATTCTGGAGGAGATCGGGCTGCCTAGAGGCGTGGTGAACTTCATTTCCGGCAGCGCCGCGACCGGCGAGGCCATGGTGACGCATCCGAAGACGCGTTTTATTTCGTTCACTGGTTCTAAAGGCGTCGGCCTGCACATCAACGAAGAGGCTGCGAAAACGCGCGAAGGACAGATCTGGATCAAGCGCGTCGTCGCGGAGATGGGCGGCAAGGATGCGATCATCGTCGCGGATGACGCAGACGTGGAAAGCGCCGCCGTCGGCGCCGTACAGGCTGCTTTTGGCTTCCAAGGGCAGAAATGCTCTGCTTGTTCGCGGCTCATCGCCGATGAGAAGGTTTACGATGCTCTGCTCGACCGAGTCGTGGAATTGACCGGCAAGCTCAAGGTTGGTTCGCCTCTCGACGCTGATATGAACGTCGCTGCCGTTATCAATAAGCGATCATACGAAACTACGCTCAGTTACATTGAAAAAGGAATCGCTGAGGGCGGACGCCTGATGACCGGCGGCAAAGGCGATGACAGCACGGGCTGGTACATCGAGCCCACGATCATCGCGGACGTTAAGCCCGGCGATACCATCGAACAAGAAGAAATATTCGCTCCGGTTCTCGCCGTTACGAAGGCCCGCGATTTCGAACATGCTCTTGAGATAGCGAACGGGACGGAATTTGGCCTCACCGGTGCACTTTACAGCGGTTCGCAGGAACGCATCGAGCGGGCCAGGGAAGATTTCCACGTAGGCAATCTTTATTTCAACCGCAAATGCACAGGAGCGCTGGTAGGCGTGCATCCTTTTGGCGGTTTTAATATGAGCGGCACGGACTCAAAGGCAGGCGGACGAGAATATCTGCTTCAGTTCATGCAGGGCAAGCTGTCGTCGCAAAAGGTGTGA